In Burkholderia sp. NRF60-BP8, a single window of DNA contains:
- the glmS gene encoding glutamine--fructose-6-phosphate transaminase (isomerizing) — protein sequence MCGIVGAVAQRDIVPILIEGLRRLEYRGYDSCGVATVVDGQARRERSMSRVADLDAHVRSAGLTGSTGIAHTRWATHGAPATCNAHPIFSRDEIALVHNGIIENHETLRKQLSDAHYEFDGQTDTEVVAHLIHSKYRGDLLAAVRDATSQLHGAYAIAVFSKHEPQRLIGARAGSPLVVGVKDGECFLASDALALAGITDRFIFLEEGDIVELTPGGVRVLDRTGAPVERAIQTVSSAQGAVELGPYRHFMQKEIFEQPQAVAATIPDAGLFDPAVFGPDAARAFEQIDNVLILACGTSHYSGLTARRWLETIARIPAQVEIASEYRYSDALAMPNTLVVSVSQSGETADTLAALKYAQALGHIDTLAICNVPTSAMMRQTGLRFLTRAGPEIGVASTKAFTTQLVALFILAVTLGRLRGYVDDAQLARYTMQLRRLPGALEDVLGLEPQVARWAAEFSRHENALFLGRGLHYPIALEGALKLKEISYIHAEAYPAGELKHGPLALVTHTMPVATIAPNDALLEKLKSNMQEVRARGGQLYVFADADTRIDNGEGVSVLRMPDYYGLLSPILHVVPLQLLAYHAACLRGADIDKPRNLAKSVTVE from the coding sequence ATGTGTGGCATCGTCGGCGCGGTCGCGCAACGGGATATCGTCCCGATTCTGATCGAAGGTCTGCGCCGCCTCGAATATCGCGGCTACGATTCATGCGGGGTGGCGACAGTCGTCGACGGCCAGGCACGCCGCGAGCGCAGCATGTCGCGCGTCGCCGATCTCGACGCCCACGTGCGCAGCGCCGGCCTGACCGGCAGCACCGGCATCGCGCACACGCGCTGGGCAACCCACGGCGCGCCCGCCACCTGCAACGCGCATCCGATCTTCTCGCGCGACGAAATCGCGCTGGTTCACAACGGCATCATCGAGAACCACGAAACGTTGCGCAAGCAACTTTCCGACGCGCATTACGAGTTCGACGGGCAGACCGACACCGAAGTGGTCGCGCATCTGATCCACAGCAAGTACCGCGGCGACCTCCTCGCCGCCGTACGCGATGCGACCTCGCAACTGCACGGCGCCTATGCGATCGCGGTGTTCAGCAAGCACGAACCGCAGCGTCTGATCGGCGCGCGCGCCGGCTCGCCGCTCGTCGTCGGCGTGAAGGACGGCGAATGTTTTCTCGCGTCCGACGCGCTCGCGCTCGCGGGCATCACCGACCGCTTCATCTTTCTCGAGGAAGGCGACATCGTCGAACTGACGCCGGGTGGCGTGCGGGTGCTCGATCGCACCGGCGCGCCGGTCGAACGCGCGATACAAACCGTTTCGTCCGCGCAAGGCGCGGTCGAACTCGGGCCATACCGGCACTTCATGCAGAAGGAAATCTTCGAGCAGCCGCAAGCCGTGGCCGCGACCATCCCCGATGCAGGGCTGTTCGATCCCGCGGTATTCGGCCCGGACGCCGCGCGCGCGTTCGAGCAGATCGACAACGTGCTGATCCTCGCGTGCGGCACGAGCCACTATTCAGGCCTGACTGCCCGCCGTTGGCTCGAGACGATCGCGCGCATCCCCGCGCAGGTCGAGATCGCGAGTGAATACCGCTACAGCGACGCGCTCGCGATGCCGAATACGCTGGTGGTCAGTGTGTCGCAATCCGGCGAGACCGCCGACACGCTCGCCGCGCTCAAGTATGCGCAGGCGCTCGGCCACATCGACACGCTGGCGATCTGCAACGTGCCGACCAGCGCGATGATGCGTCAGACCGGCTTGCGCTTCCTGACACGGGCCGGCCCGGAAATCGGCGTCGCGTCGACCAAGGCGTTCACGACGCAGCTCGTCGCGCTGTTCATTCTCGCCGTCACGCTCGGGCGGCTGCGCGGCTACGTCGACGACGCGCAGCTCGCGCGCTACACGATGCAGTTGCGGCGCCTGCCCGGCGCGCTCGAAGACGTGCTGGGGCTGGAGCCGCAGGTCGCGCGCTGGGCGGCGGAATTCTCGCGACATGAAAACGCGCTGTTTCTCGGGCGCGGGCTGCACTACCCGATCGCGCTCGAAGGCGCGCTGAAGCTGAAGGAGATCTCGTATATCCATGCGGAAGCGTATCCGGCCGGCGAGCTGAAACACGGGCCGCTCGCGCTCGTCACGCATACGATGCCCGTCGCCACGATCGCGCCGAACGACGCGTTGCTCGAAAAGCTCAAGTCGAACATGCAGGAAGTGCGAGCTCGCGGCGGGCAGCTTTATGTGTTCGCGGATGCCGATACGCGGATCGACAACGGTGAAGGCGTGTCGGTGCTGCGAATGCCGGACTACTACGGGTTGCTGTCGCCGATTCTGCACGTCGTGCCGTTGCAACTGCTCGCGTATCACGCGGCGTGCTTGCGGGGTGCGGATATCGACAAGCCGAGGAATCTGGCGAAATCGGTGACGGTGGAGTGA
- a CDS encoding polysaccharide deacetylase family protein: MLAKSGKFLRILLALFALAFAFSPGGARAASNQLLLLVPDTLTLPDSRVSAWLDSAQEEGLQIKVMTDSQFMAAGASLSQYPGLILPDQVHTTADDTLVTAIQNYALNGGKVMLVYDFGVLNAAGFYVSPKSRFSSMVGVDYVLYDQYGGNMIGLGNVTGMSSWLRTLQVPPGKSMAWTTASSSTTTASALASTSTAGTSTNSTSGSAQFLTASRSNPGGLANYNHSAWFQYTTPPTGSGVLNQTAPKLTGTVTGKLKKTTTYTANSLLSTSTGKTASTLASTLSTTTDTLEGISGYVYGFLTYPSFVTQGTYTGTTILTSPTFGLVSGYNTYGNGGVLFVNLPLAYLDGQTDGMLIHGYLHYFGTQMLNLASLSPLPKAMAGLVFNWHFCAGDQIQPALYLKSLGVWNNGPFSLVITAGPDEAAFGDGNGINLANNPTAQNLVKYFVSKGQHVGSHGGWIHDYWGANASETNASTFTQYLVMNHQAVQAATGLPDVEYAAPEGNTPTWSVNWLESNGFNGYYFTGHTGSPPTRAYRNGALLNPGLWAYPVMPFGKYATFEEFQQYAVPTSDVNNWYASLMNFVVANRTSRLIYAHPLGASSYTSTLSAIFSQANTLKLTGQFKWYTMSDITVFDRARLNVTWSATDTGSGWTFAASHPTSLANMTWLLPKKGFALPTITQGSGSVVITDATYWLVTANGGTSLTFTSAKVH; this comes from the coding sequence ATGTTGGCAAAGTCAGGCAAGTTCTTGCGGATCCTGCTCGCGCTGTTCGCGCTCGCGTTCGCATTCAGTCCGGGCGGCGCTCGGGCAGCCAGCAACCAGCTTCTCCTGTTGGTGCCCGACACGCTGACGCTGCCCGATTCACGCGTGTCGGCATGGCTCGACAGTGCCCAGGAGGAAGGGCTGCAGATCAAGGTGATGACCGACAGCCAGTTCATGGCGGCCGGCGCGTCGCTGTCGCAGTATCCGGGCCTGATCCTGCCCGACCAGGTGCATACGACGGCCGACGACACGCTCGTGACGGCGATCCAGAACTATGCGCTGAACGGCGGCAAGGTGATGCTCGTCTACGATTTCGGCGTGCTGAATGCGGCCGGCTTCTACGTCAGCCCGAAATCGCGCTTCAGCAGCATGGTCGGTGTGGATTACGTGCTGTATGACCAATACGGCGGCAACATGATCGGCCTCGGCAACGTGACCGGCATGAGCAGCTGGCTGCGTACGCTCCAGGTGCCCCCCGGCAAGTCGATGGCGTGGACCACCGCTTCGTCGTCCACCACGACGGCGAGCGCGCTCGCATCGACGAGCACCGCGGGCACGTCGACGAATTCGACGTCGGGCAGCGCGCAGTTCCTGACCGCCAGCCGGTCGAACCCCGGGGGCCTCGCCAACTACAACCACTCGGCATGGTTCCAGTACACGACGCCGCCCACCGGCAGCGGCGTGCTGAACCAGACGGCCCCGAAGCTGACCGGCACCGTCACCGGCAAGCTGAAGAAGACCACGACGTATACCGCCAACTCTCTCCTGAGCACGTCGACCGGCAAGACGGCCAGCACGCTCGCGTCGACGCTGTCGACGACCACCGACACGCTCGAAGGCATCTCCGGCTACGTATACGGTTTTCTCACTTATCCGAGCTTCGTCACGCAGGGGACGTATACCGGCACGACGATCCTGACCTCGCCGACCTTCGGGCTGGTGTCCGGCTACAACACGTACGGCAACGGCGGCGTGCTGTTCGTCAACCTGCCGCTCGCCTACCTCGACGGCCAAACCGACGGCATGCTGATCCACGGCTACCTGCATTATTTCGGCACGCAGATGCTGAACCTGGCGTCGCTGTCGCCGCTGCCGAAGGCAATGGCGGGCCTCGTATTCAACTGGCACTTCTGCGCGGGCGACCAGATTCAGCCGGCGCTTTATCTGAAGAGCCTCGGCGTCTGGAACAACGGGCCGTTCTCGCTCGTCATCACGGCCGGCCCCGACGAAGCGGCATTCGGCGACGGCAACGGCATCAACCTCGCCAACAACCCCACCGCGCAGAATCTCGTCAAGTATTTCGTGAGCAAGGGCCAGCACGTCGGCAGCCACGGCGGCTGGATCCACGATTACTGGGGGGCGAATGCGAGCGAAACGAACGCGAGCACGTTCACGCAGTATCTGGTGATGAATCACCAGGCCGTTCAGGCCGCGACGGGCTTGCCCGATGTCGAGTATGCGGCGCCGGAAGGCAACACGCCGACCTGGTCGGTCAACTGGCTCGAAAGCAACGGCTTCAACGGCTACTACTTCACCGGCCACACCGGCTCGCCGCCGACCCGCGCATACCGCAACGGCGCACTGCTGAACCCGGGCCTGTGGGCGTACCCGGTGATGCCGTTCGGCAAGTACGCGACGTTCGAGGAGTTCCAGCAGTACGCAGTGCCGACGAGCGACGTGAACAACTGGTACGCATCCCTGATGAACTTCGTCGTCGCGAACCGCACGAGCCGGCTGATCTACGCGCACCCGCTCGGTGCGTCGTCCTACACGTCGACGTTGTCTGCGATCTTCTCGCAAGCCAATACGCTGAAACTGACGGGTCAGTTCAAGTGGTACACGATGAGCGACATCACGGTCTTCGACCGCGCACGCCTGAACGTCACATGGTCGGCCACCGACACGGGCAGCGGCTGGACGTTCGCCGCCAGCCACCCGACCAGCCTCGCGAACATGACGTGGCTGCTGCCGAAGAAGGGCTTCGCACTGCCGACGATCACGCAAGGCAGCGGCAGCGTCGTCATCACCGACGCGACCTACTGGCTCGTGACCGCGAACGGCGGCACCAGTCTCACGTTCACCAGCGCCAAGGTGCACTGA
- a CDS encoding YaiO family outer membrane beta-barrel protein, translating into MSDRPSHRGPRVPVATLAMLCGVAFGAPAALAEQPDDAAAMPAVPAEPAVPPPAPATVITPRPRDESMFVRVDAEGLPDGVPLAEFTPEDTNRPPLPDAIVTHVQAPQESHTELSLGYSSAHLTHGYGDWYGVHLRGVYQDGGRTVLGELAQLHRFGENTQLGALTYVQDLGPDWFGGIGFSGTTSGTILPSARVDVSINRKLLSDRSLVVSLGAGYAWNRSGHRDQLYHAGVIWYALPKWIFEAGANYTVDSPGSVKAPAYYGAVTYGEVGKSVIVLRGGVGREAYQVTGSGTQIADFRSHEITAKWRYWFTRKWGTQLEFAYYHNPYYSRIGGELSVFYRW; encoded by the coding sequence ATGTCCGATCGCCCCAGCCATCGCGGCCCGCGCGTGCCGGTTGCCACCCTCGCGATGCTGTGCGGCGTCGCCTTCGGCGCGCCCGCGGCGCTGGCGGAGCAGCCGGACGATGCCGCCGCCATGCCGGCCGTACCCGCCGAACCAGCCGTGCCGCCTCCGGCCCCCGCCACCGTCATCACGCCACGGCCGCGCGACGAATCGATGTTCGTGCGCGTGGACGCCGAAGGCCTGCCGGACGGCGTGCCGCTCGCCGAGTTCACGCCCGAGGATACGAACCGGCCGCCGCTGCCCGATGCAATCGTCACACATGTGCAGGCGCCGCAGGAATCGCACACCGAACTGTCGCTCGGCTATTCGAGCGCACACCTGACGCACGGCTACGGCGACTGGTACGGCGTCCATCTGCGCGGCGTCTATCAGGATGGCGGGCGCACCGTGCTCGGCGAACTGGCGCAATTGCACCGCTTCGGCGAGAACACGCAGCTCGGCGCGCTGACCTACGTGCAGGACCTCGGCCCCGACTGGTTCGGCGGAATCGGCTTTTCCGGCACCACGTCGGGCACGATCCTGCCGAGTGCGCGCGTCGACGTATCGATCAATCGCAAGCTATTGTCCGATCGTTCGCTGGTCGTGTCGCTCGGCGCCGGCTACGCATGGAACCGCAGCGGCCACCGCGATCAGCTCTATCACGCCGGCGTGATCTGGTATGCATTGCCGAAGTGGATTTTCGAGGCGGGCGCGAACTATACGGTCGATTCGCCCGGATCGGTGAAGGCGCCCGCATACTACGGCGCCGTCACCTACGGCGAAGTCGGCAAGAGCGTGATCGTGCTGCGCGGCGGCGTCGGCCGCGAAGCGTACCAGGTCACCGGTTCCGGCACGCAGATCGCCGATTTCCGCAGCCACGAGATCACCGCGAAATGGCGCTACTGGTTCACGCGCAAGTGGGGAACGCAACTCGAATTCGCCTACTACCACAACCCGTACTACTCACGAATCGGCGGCGAGCTCAGCGTCTTCTATCGCTGGTAA